Genomic segment of Meiothermus cerbereus DSM 11376:
TAATGGATTCCAAACCGTAATTACCAGCGTTGCTTCCCCCTGCTTTAAAGCGCATGCGCCCTGGCGGCAAATCCAGCTCGTCGTGAACTACCAGAATGCGCTCGGGTGGAATCTTGTAAAACCGGGCCAGCGGCCCTACAGCCTCTCCGGTAGCGTTGTAGAAGGTGGTGGGCTTGACCAGCAAGCCCGAAACCCACTCACCCGAGCCCTTCTGAAACCGTATTTCAGCAATAAGGGCATTGCCATTGGGGCGGAAATCCGAGCTGAGCCGATCCAGCACCCAAAACCCCACGTTGTGCTTGGTTCGGGCGTACTGGGCTCCAGGATTCCCTTGTCCGACAATCAAGAGCATACAAATAAAAAGGGCCGAAAGCCCTCGAGAACGGCAGCCTTCGGCCCCAAGCCTGGGTAATGGGCTTACTTCTCCTCTTCA
This window contains:
- the pth gene encoding aminoacyl-tRNA hydrolase → MLLIVGQGNPGAQYARTKHNVGFWVLDRLSSDFRPNGNALIAEIRFQKGSGEWVSGLLVKPTTFYNATGEAVGPLARFYKIPPERILVVHDELDLPPGRMRFKAGGSNAGNYGLESITSHLGTRNFHRLRIGIGKPPTPEQGAGWVLSGFHPELVPVMEKVVQMAAEAIQVWATEGIEACQKKYNGLNLATPQKPTEPKQTT